tgtttgttatgtttatttttgatttttgattttgtaGCTCCAGTTTTGCTCTtggtttccatttcctttctggtACACTCGAGTGACCAGTGGTTGAGTAGagggtctctgcttcagttggGCACTGGCCTGATGATGGTCAGAATGGCACACAGAAATGGCTCTAGCAAGTTCAATGCACCATAGTgccataattaaaaagaaaaagatgaaatatATGCTAATTCTCAATCTTAGCAAACTTTACATCACTTCCTCTTTGTCACAGTTCTCAGTAACAAAATTCATGATTAGGCAAAGGAAAATGTTTGAGGAAATGTCTCACCCACTGGAAGCTGAACAGAATGGAGAGATGGAGGGTacatttttcctttcagaaaatgACAATTCCTGGATATGTAGAAATGTGATTCAGAGTACAAAAGGTACAAAAGTATATATTGCAGTCCAACACAATCATATTCTCTGATTCTGGGGATAGCATCTTGCGTGTAGATGGTGTATTTTTGCTTATTATCACCAGCCTTTCATTGACATACAGTTTAAAGGGTAGACTAAGCCAAAATATTGGTAATAAAATTTGTTTTCACTTTAGGGGCTAAGCACCACACTTCTGATAAGTGAAAATACttctgagaaacaaaacaaagctaaatAAGCATATATAGTATTTTCTAGCTTTACATTTTAAGGTAGAGGAGGCAGGTCCCTTTAACAATATCCATTACATAAGCACATTCTTTTTAGGAAGAATCTTGGGTGAATCACAAGATTCTGCTGGAACTAAGGCAAGCTCAGAGATTCAAGTGTGCCTGAGAGAGGTTTGTTGGTGAAAGTTCAGTAAGAGAGGATTGGGAAGTATCAGGGCTTTCTCCTCCAATAATCCTAATGACTTTGGGCCCTCCCTTAGCCTCTTTCCTTCATTTAAACCCCAGTAATTTTCCCCTCTTATGATTTTTCAGAATTGTGACCTTGACAACCTTCCTGGCCACGGTAGTGAGGTGTAGTTACCTGTGGTCAAAAGACAAACAGCCCAGGTCTGCACAAGGACGTGGACTAGTGAGGCAAGACCAAAGATTAAGATGGAAGACAAGCTTTATAGAGTAAAAGTCTATGTCATGATGGAAGACAAGCAGTGGAAAGACATAGGTGCAGGACAAATTTCATCCAAATACATTGATCGGCTCCAGGGAGTATGCCTGCTTGTTCATTCAGAATCAGATGGCTCACCAATTCTGGAGTGCAAGATACAACCTAATGTGCCCTATCAGAAACATCAAGGGAAGGTAATCATTTGGTCTGAAGCTAAGAACCATGGTACGGCAATACATTTCCAGGAACCAAATGACTGTCAAGAGACCTGGGAAGTTATCTGCCAAGTTCAAGGTAAAGATCCAAATGTAGAAATCACACAATTACTTACTGATGATCTGGAAAGTTTTAAAGATATGCTGCTCAGTTGGAATAAAGTTGAGATGTCAAGCTGTGAACTCCATACACTTGAAAACATTGCAGATTTACTTTCTTTTGTCAATGAAGCACCAAGCCACAAAAAAATTCTTACACTGGTCTTGGAAAAAGAAGGTTACATTAAAAAATTGCTACAGCTGTTCAAAACTTGTGAAAAGCATCAGAACATAGACGGTTTACACTACTTAAATAACATCATTAGAGGAATCCTGTTTCTAGACAATATACATTTGTTTAACATTATGTTTTCTGATGAATTTATTATGGATGTGGTAGGATGCCTTGAATATGGCCCTGGTTTAGATGAGCCAAAGCAGCACAGGCAATTTTTGACTCAAAATGTGAAATTCAAGAATGTTATGCAAATAACTCACTCCCAACTTAGGAAAAAAATACAACAGACCTACAGAATGCAATATATTTATGATATTGTATTACCCACACCATCCATATTTGAAGTAAATCTTCTTCATGATCTTAGCACTatgatttttttcaacaaaattgaaataattaCCATGTTGCAAGAAGATGAACATTTTTTGCTCGAAGTTCTTGCTCAGCTAAAAGATAACACTGTAAGCAATGAGAGACGGCATGAATTGTTATTATTCTTCAAGgaattttgtgcatttgctaAGACATTacactttcaaaagaaaaatacattactGAAAACACTAATAAAGCTAGGAATCATTAGTGCTCTGAAAGTTGTAGTACACATGCATGATTACCAAATACAAGTAGCTGCTTTAGAACTATTTGCACATCTAGTAGAATATAGTCCACGTCTAATTCGAGCATATGCAATGAAAGAAGCTCAGTACAGTGAAGATAATGATGGCCTTCTGATTAATATAATGATCAAACAAATGACCTGTGATTCTGATCCTGAATTTTCACGAAGCATCATTTTGACAACAGTTCTCCATGCAATTCTTGATCCAGAAAATATGCGTGTCACAACTAAGGGGCATGAAAGAAGAAAATTCCTGAATTACTTTTATAGACATTGCATGAATAAACTCATAGAACCAATTTTGTCTATAACAGTAGAAAATAATA
The window above is part of the Rattus norvegicus strain BN/NHsdMcwi chromosome X, GRCr8, whole genome shotgun sequence genome. Proteins encoded here:
- the Ppp4r3cl1 gene encoding protein PPP4R3C, with the translated sequence MEDKLYRVKVYVMMEDKQWKDIGAGQISSKYIDRLQGVCLLVHSESDGSPILECKIQPNVPYQKHQGKVIIWSEAKNHGTAIHFQEPNDCQETWEVICQVQGKDPNVEITQLLTDDLESFKDMLLSWNKVEMSSCELHTLENIADLLSFVNEAPSHKKILTLVLEKEGYIKKLLQLFKTCEKHQNIDGLHYLNNIIRGILFLDNIHLFNIMFSDEFIMDVVGCLEYGPGLDEPKQHRQFLTQNVKFKNVMQITHSQLRKKIQQTYRMQYIYDIVLPTPSIFEVNLLHDLSTMIFFNKIEIITMLQEDEHFLLEVLAQLKDNTVSNERRHELLLFFKEFCAFAKTLHFQKKNTLLKTLIKLGIISALKVVVHMHDYQIQVAALELFAHLVEYSPRLIRAYAMKEAQYSEDNDGLLINIMIKQMTCDSDPEFSRSIILTTVLHAILDPENMRVTTKGHERRKFLNYFYRHCMNKLIEPILSITVENNSDDNRVNICPDNYQNAQLLGAILEILTFCVQYHSKYVKNYIISKNLLSRILILMSSKHTFLILCAVRFMRKMIGLKDKMYNLYIVEKNLFEPVVNAFMHNGHRYNMLNSAIIELFEFIRQENIKSLIANIVEKFFMFFESIQYVQTFKGLKTKYEEEKKKKRERQLRKSLHNIIYQRIYCRHIKAMEVKVKADIFCRQITDKEEEREKGGGGGEGGGGRGGEGEGGREGGGREGEGGGGGKGGRGEGGAVLSMGSDIPSHYDMFVKINEMNERENVIECRKRKSSATSEYSTSCGDTSDNGISTVYCSSLVPLVDYAYDTDGEDDDGSYGNNENEEEEEEEEEEEPPKKKPYFHP